Genomic window (Nicotiana sylvestris chromosome 7, ASM39365v2, whole genome shotgun sequence):
agagcttaacctcggaaggtagtatggtagccttatacaatgcagagaatgcagatggaggtagagcttaacctcagaaggtagaatggtagccttatgcaatgcatagaatgcagatggagacagagtttagtctcgaaaggcagaatggtagccttatgcaatgtagagaatgcagatggaggtagagcttaacctcgaaaggcagaatggtagccttatgcaatgcaaagaatgcagatggagacagagcttagtctcggaaggcagaatggtagccttatacaatgcagagaatgcagatagagacagagcttagtctcggaaggcagaatggtaaccttatgcaatgcagagaatgcagatagagatagagcttagtctcggaaggcagaatggtagccttatgcaatgcaaagaatgcagatggaggtagagattaacctcggaaggcagaatggtagccttatacaggaAGTAAAATGTCAAAtagcaatagagttttcttagctgatagcggattgcgatattgAGACTGCTagggatactgtgtctgctgcAGACACTGCAtgcggatagcagctgtgagtaagtgcaacggttctgagagtagtATTTCCAAGTAATGTGAGTtttgtgagtgtatagtatatttgatgattttgcaactcaagtgcctgcatccaaagaaaatcgtgagttttgtaatggggggaggttagttcgtattcccacTGGCTCTGCTTGACTTGCTCGGCTCTGTTCCGGTGATACTttgcgtatcattggggtagcgttgctaaacaaaacaACTTTGGtaatagacatgcatgatttagtaaaaaaatataacataaatacatatcgagaatagttttccttagatgaacctacgactgcaacgtggttcaggacattacaacttctcttgctccggaattttgagggtcctccttaaaattctgccccagtttccaatagcggggaaatgaaagttttattgcattgtgaccgaacccataaggctgcctacgtatcccctcttaaacgggaatcaggtcaggcgtagttcaagttacatcatgaaggaaagcataaaggttacatatagtatcgcttcactgcatctcaattgatcggcttcggccaaacttctccgtccatttctgcaagtatgagggctcctcctgttagaatgaggtggaccatgtacggaccctgcagTTGGGaaagaacttccctttggcctcgTCCTGATGtaggaaaatcttctttaacattAGCTGCCCTAGTATGAACTGTctcagcttgactcttttgttgaaggttctggacattctgttctgataaagctgaccatagCAAAttgcgttcattctttttccatctataagagctagctgctcataacgacttttcacccattctgcattgtcAAGTTctacttcctgtatgatcctcaaggaaggaatttctacctcggcaggaatgaccgcctctgtaccataaaccagcatatagggcgTCATCCCAGTTGATGTgaggactgtggtgcgataccccaataaagcaaatgataacttctcgtgccactgcttatgcttctctatcattttccttagtatcttcttaatattcTTATTTGTGGCCTCTACGGCTTCGTTCATCTAAAGTCTGTAGGTTGTAGAATTCTTATATTTGATCCTGAAgatttcacacatggatttcatcaaatccctattgagattggaaccattatcggtaatgattgattctggaatttcgaaccgacaaacgatacggtcgcggacaaattctgccacgactttcttagtcactgccttgtacgatgttgcttcaacccatttggtgaaataatcaattgccactaggatgcacctgtgcccgtttgatgtggtaggttcgattggtccaataacatccattccccaagcggcgaatgactacagtgagcttgttgcattaagctcatttggaggcaccttta
Coding sequences:
- the LOC138873902 gene encoding uncharacterized protein, yielding MNEAVEATNKNIKKILRKMIEKHKQWHEKLSFALLGYRTTVLTSTGMTPYMLVYGTEAVIPAEVEIPSLRIIQEVELDNAEWVKSRYEQLALIDGKRMNAICYGQLYQNRMSRTFNKRVKLRQFILGQLMLKKIFLHQDEAKGKFFPNCRVRTWSTSF